The following DNA comes from Gopherus flavomarginatus isolate rGopFla2 chromosome 5, rGopFla2.mat.asm, whole genome shotgun sequence.
ccggctcctcacagccatcctcttacgtttctggttacacttttcccctcacctccttctgtacgcactccctatccgtggccccacgaagtcccgggacctcctggtcaatctcctcctcgccctggcgaaaaaggccatccacgcgaccagggaggggaggttggccgatggagactccggtgactgtggggcttgtttccgctccatggtccattcacgcatccgggcggagttcctctgggcggcgtccactggctcccttgacgccttcgaggagcagtgggcgctgtccggggttctctgctcggtgtccccgtcaggttcccttcttatgaccctttgacctcacacctgtccctgttcttttattagttgtcccccgcactcagtgggttctgtgggtcctccccttaggctggggggggatcctttagcagtgggtgggcttctgcccgcccacttcccagtaCCCAATAGGTACAGGGAGTGCTCAGCCTGGAACCCAATACCTAcactcaccctcagagatgttccaataagcttctctcacagactagactccttcctagtctgggcccatcCTTTCtcccggtacagtccttgttagatCCAGCAGCcatctcaggtggtaactaggggttttctcatgactggcagcctcctttgtcCTGGGTCACAGATCCACAGgtcgtgcccactcgtggccccatgAGGTCCGTGGGAGATGccccttcagtgtgacagcccttctcaggggtccactctctcttggggtcaggcccctccacctcccggagctgcacctctctgagtcttagcacgtctgtctctgccgtgggccccctcaaggagtcccctcgctctggaaCCCCcgggcctccactcccagagggaataatgccttctcttctctagaccaGAAAATATTCCCCAAAGCCCCTTCACCCGCTTTCCTGGGGagacttgagaataatataccaaccagttgctttagcaatgtgagcacagaccagatcctttgtcttcaggacactgaaatcaatcagattcttgaaagaagaactttatttataaagaaaaagtaaaagaatcacacctgcaaaatcaggatggaagggaACTTTACAGGGTtaagaaaaagatttaaaacacagaagatTCCCCTCTGGACTCAGCTTCatagttacaaaaacaggaataaatctACCTCTGTAGCATAGAAAAATTCACAAGTCAAAACAAAAGATATAACAATGCATTTCCTGGCCTTACTTACAGTTTCTGTGGTTTTAGatggattattccaggtatatttCAGGAGATGTTGTAACTGCctggcttctctctctgtctggaGAGGgaactgtgatgcagtagggactgtctgtgtggggagtgggagagcaggagaggactttaggggatggacgataccagggcctgtaacctgagctaggtaagggaggggaaaggtcaacacctttgcccgggaaggggacaaaggaagggagtggcaggagggaagcagtttgagtttgggcttggggctgtgtgggtggaattcaggggatcctagctaggatccaagcaccctgaaagcccagaaggactcggtggaggggtcctgactgtgcctgcaagctctgctgtaacctgtgttcctgttgtccaataaaccttctgttttactggctggctgagagtcactgggggtcccaggaagaggggtgcagggccggactcccccacactctgtgacaggaacaacaaacaaaaccttcccccccgcccatttgaaagtatcttctttcctcattggtccttctggtcaggtgccaaccaggttattgaCTGTTTAACCCCTTACGGGAGAGGCAATTcagtacagctgccaaggagggattTGATGCCATTTCTTACCCTTCCCTCTATATTTATGGCACATGCCATTGGCCGCCCCATGCCCCAGCTCCCCTAGCACGACCTCCCCTGGTGGGCAGCTGGCACAGCACTGGCTACGCTGTCTGCTCGGAGCTGCCTGTCGTCCCGTGTGCCCCAGGTTCTTCCATCCGCTCGGCCCTGTCTCCATCCTCTCGCCCGCGTGTGGCAATGGCCTCAGCCTCTGGGCCTCCAGCTGGGGAGGCACTGACCACGGCATCTGGCAGCACTTTAGTCACTAGGGTGGTGCTGGCGACCCTGTCTCCTACCACACCGATTGCTGGCCTGGCACTGCCTGGGCCACCCTCTGCCAGTTCGCTGGTTGTGCCCATGTCAGCTGCGTTGTCTCCCGTCTGCTCCTTTGCCAGCGCGTCGCTGGTTGTGTCCTTGGCGGCTGTGTTGTCTCCCGCCCGCTCCTTTGCCAGCACGTCGCTGGTTGTGTCCTTGGCGGCTGTGTTGTCTCCCGCTCGCTCCTTTGCTGAAGTGTCGCTGGTTGTGTCCTTGGCGGCTGTGTTGTTTCCCGCCCGCTCCTTTGCCAACGCGTCGCTGGTTGTGTCCTTGGTGGCTGTGTTGTCTCCCACCCGCTCCTTTGCCAGCGCGTCGCTGGTTGTGTCCTTGGCGGCTGTGTTGTCTCCCGCCCGCTCCTTTGCCAGCGCGTCGCTGGTTGTGTCCTTGGTGGCTGTGTTGTCTCCCGCTCGCTCCTTTGCTGAAGTGTCGCTGGTTGTGTCCTTGGCGGCTGTGTTGTCTCCCGCCCGTTCCTTTGCCTACGCGTCGCTGGTTGTGTCCTTGGCGGCTGTGTTGTCTCCCGCCCACTCCTTTGCCGACACGTCCCTGGTTGTGTCCTTGGCGGCTGTGTTGTCTCCTGCCCGCTCCTTTGCCAAACTGTCGCTGGTTGTGTCCTCGTCCGCTGTGTTGTCTCCTGCCCGCTCCTTTGCCAGCGCGTCGCTGATTGTGTTCTCGTCGGCTGTGTTGTCTCCCGCCCGCTCCTTTGCCGACACGTTGCTGGTTGTGTCCTCGTCGACTGCGTTGTCTCCAGCCCGCTCCTTTGCCGACGCGTCGCTGGTTGTGTCCTTGGCGGCTGTGTTGTCTCCTGCCCGCTCCTTTGCCAAAGTGTCGCTGGTTATGTCCTCGTTGGCTGTGTTGTCTCCCGCCCGCTCCTTTGCCGACGCGTCGCTGGTTGTGTCCTCGTCCGCTGCCTTGTCTCCCGCCTGCTCCTTTGCCAACACGTCGCTGGTTGTGTTCTCGTCGGCTGTGTTGTCTCCCGCCCGCTCCTTTGCCAGCGCGTCGCTGGTTGTGTTCTCATCGGCTGTATTGTCTCCCGCCCACTCCTTTGCCGACACGTCACTGGTTGTGTCCTCGTCGGCTGCGTTGTCTCCCGCCCGCTCCTTTGCCGACGCGTCGCTGGTTGTGTCCTTGGCGGCTGTGTTGTCTCCCGCCCGCTCCTTTGCCGACACATCACTGGTTGTGTCCTTGTCGGCTGCGTTGTCTCTCGCCCGCTCCTTTGCCAGCGCTTCGCTGGTTGTGTTCTCGTCGGCTGTGTTGTCTCCCGTCCGCTCCTTTGCTGAAGTGTCGCTGGTTGTGTCCTTGGCGGCTGTGTTGTCTCCTGCCCGCTCCTTTGCCAGAGTGTCGCTGGTTGTGTCCTCGTCGGCTGTGTTGTCTCCCGCCCGCTCCTTTGCCGAAGTGTTGCTGGTTGTGCCCTTGTCCGCTGTGTTGTCTCCTGACCGCTCCTTTGCTGACACGTCGCTGGTTGTGTCCTTGGCGGCTGTGTTGTCTCCTGCCCGCT
Coding sequences within:
- the LOC127051126 gene encoding serine-aspartate repeat-containing protein F-like, translating into MTQNDTARATPAREQARDGAASPTPAKGCITSDTSAKEQAGDNTVAKDTTSDISAKDRVGDNTATKDTTSDISAKEQAGDNTVAKDTTSDASAKDRAGDNTATKDTTSDISAKEQAGGDNTAAKDTTSDVSAKERAGDNTAAKDTTSDASAKERAGDNTAAKDTTSDVSAKEQAGDNTAAKDTTSDASAKERAGDNTADEDTTSDTLAKERAGDNTAAKDTTSDTLAKERAGDNTADEDTTSNTLAKERAGDNTAAKDTTSDASAKERAGDNTAAKDTTSDVSAKERSGDNTADKGTTSNTSAKERAGDNTADEDTTSDTLAKERAGDNTAAKDTTSDTSAKERTGDNTADENTTSEALAKERARDNAADKDTTSDVSAKERAGDNTAAKDTTSDASAKERAGDNAADEDTTSDVSAKEWAGDNTADENTTSDALAKERAGDNTADENTTSDVLAKEQAGDKAADEDTTSDASAKERAGDNTANEDITSDTLAKERAGDNTAAKDTTSDASAKERAGDNAVDEDTTSNVLAKERAGDNTAAKDTTRDVSAKEWAGDNTAAKDTTSDA